A single window of Gadus chalcogrammus isolate NIFS_2021 unplaced genomic scaffold, NIFS_Gcha_1.0 GACHA068, whole genome shotgun sequence DNA harbors:
- the LOC130378152 gene encoding E3 SUMO-protein ligase ZBED1-like — MYNSVRASVQSELRSVDFFSATTDMWSSVNMTPYMSLTVHYLTTDLTLKSRCLETVFMPLNHTSDNIAEALRSAFDEWSLDEKKLACVTTDNGANIVAAVRQLGWTWLNCFGHNLHLAVTNAMASVKDRTSRAMGQCHTLVGAFSQSWLKRRDLAKAQAELQTPQHVLIMDCPTRWGSKQKMVDRVLEQIPAIKRVLDDRRHQHLIPSWQDIAVLESVNAALKPAADFTDLLSGENYVTVSSIKPVLKLLTEDVLKPSDEDTTLTSDIKRKMCSVLEEKYRPAALQATLAKSCLLDPRYRGNNFDEYAEEETKCALINEMLDTEDRESGASASAADQPESLAQTAVPPPTKKRTLGDLLKSRTSTSATVPKRARADLELTRYLQEEPTDSNDNPLAWWCNNQERFPLLSKVARKYMCICATSTPSERVFSVARNVVTPLRSCLKPHKVNMLVFLARNKDMTEL; from the exons ATGTACAATTCAGTAAGAGCATCAGTTCAGAGTGAGCTCAGAAGTGTGGACTTTTTCTCTGCCACCACTGACATGTGGTCAAGTGTGAACATGACTCCTTACATGAGTCTTACTGTTCATTACCTGACCACAGACTTGACTCTAAAATCACGCTGCCTCGAAACAGTGTTTATGCCCCTGAATCACACATCTGACAACATCGCAGAGGCTCTACGCAGCGCATTTGATGAGTGGTCCCTGGATGAGAAGAAGCTGGCGTGCGTAACGACAGATAACGGGGCAAACATCGTGGCAGCAGTGAGACAATTGGGCTGGACGTGGCTGAACTGCTTCGGACACAATCTACACTTGGCAGTGACAAACGCAATGGCAAGCGTTAAAGATCGCACATCGCGAGCAATGGGCCAGTGCCATACCTTAGTGGGTGCGTTCTCCCAGAGCTGGCTGAAGAGGAGGGATCTGGCGAAAGCGCAAGCGGAGCTTCAAACCCCGCAGCACGTACTCATAATG GACTGTCCAACAAGATGGGGCTCCAAACAAAAAATGGTGGACCGAGTCTTGGAGCAAATCCCCGCCATAAAACGAGTTTTGGATGATCGGCGGCATCAGCATCTCATCCCCAGCTGGCAGGACATTGCCGTTTTGGAGTCGGTGAACGCGGCGTTAAAGCCAGCGGCTGATTTTACGGATCTGCTGTCTGGCGAGAACTACGTCACGGTCTCATCAATTAAACCTGTCCTGAAACTCCTCACGGAAGATGTCTTAAAACCATCAGACGAGGACACCACTCTGACCTCAGACATCAAGCGGAAGATGTGCAGTGTTCTCGAGGAGAAGTACAGACCAGCTGCTCTACAAGCAACTTTGGCAAAGTCCTGCTTGCTGGACCCAAGATATCGGGGCAACAATTTTGATGAGTatgcggaggaggagacaaagTGCGCGCTGATCAATGAAATGTTGGACacggaagacagagagagcggtgCCAGTGCGTCAGCTGCTGACCAGCCAGAGTCCTTGGCGCAGACAGCGGTGCCACCCCCCACCAAAAAAAGAACGCTCGGAGACCTGCTGAAGTCACGGACAAGCACGTCTGCAACCGTCCCGAAGAGAGCCAGAGCCGACCTGGAGCTCACTCGCTACCTGCAGGAGGAACCCACCGACTCTAATGACAACCCCCTGGCATGGTGGTGCAACAACCAGGAGAGATTTCCCTTGCTCTCCAAAGTGGCACGCAAGTACATGTGTATTTGCGCAACAAGCACACCATCCGAGAGGGTTTTCAGTGTCGCTAGAAATGTTGTCACCCCTCTCAGATCCTGTCTCAAACCGCATAAGGTTAACATGCTGGTTTTCCTTGCTCGTAACAAGGACATGACCGAGTTATAA